The genomic segment GCCCTCATCGCCTGGAGAAGCTCGCTGTGGCTCCGTTCTCTTTCCTCTCACACTCGTTCTCACATTGCTTGCGTGGCCTTTTGTTTGCCTTACGCTTATCTGTTGTAAGTCATCATGGGTTGGGCCATAGACTTGCATGAACAGTACTGGGCCAATTCTaatataattagataaattaaaataattattacatttatatgttaaactattttattacaactaataatttgaacttaatttgtaaatgttaataattaaaattacaatactaatatataattacagttttaaaaaatatatagaataattattttttattttaattttaattaaaaacaatcaaCGGATAAGGTTAAACTGACCTGTATTGTGATTTATTAAATTGACTTAGCCAAAACAGATTAAcgagttaaattttttaacccaatttatcttattttggaCGAGATAATGGGTTAATCTATGGGATCCAACATGTTTGGTTACTCCTACTTAAGACTTTATCAAACGAATAATGTGATGTTATCCTTAGTTTTAGTGGACAAAAAAGAGAACTTGAAGTCATAATATCATATATAAgatttgattaataaaacatattGTTTATATGAGTTAACAATTGGTAAGGTATGAACTAAATAGTttgtacaaaaataaaatatttgaaaacctcatgattttttttttgataaatatgCTAATTTTAAAGTAGTTCATCATTCAATCATCAGACAAATACTCAAAAGAGAAACTaaaattcaattgaaatatGATGACAAAATCTCTCCactaaaactaatgaaaaaaaGACAAACGATTTGGATAATGGCTCTACTATTAttctgataatttttatttttatataagtcTGTTTTAGGATTAAATgaatatgtataaataattgttatattatattttaaagttggtaatttaatctattttcaATGTTTATACTTATATGTTTGAATATCTAATTCTAGATCtaatttttgtaagaaaagatatgataatatttatatttggtctttaaaatattttagtattaattattaggaatatattgatttgttttgttattaatGCTGAAAATATGGGAAGACTacataattgtatttttaaatcttaagaagaaatcttaaaaataatttttagaattaaatttgattaaaatcaCTCAATATAACGGTATAATCTTGATATATACATTAACTCCTTATAATATAATCTTTAACACtgaaaatttatcaattatatgaaaaattagtattttataaaagttctTAGTGTTTATAcacactcaaatattttcttgaaattgagtcttattattcattataattgaAGGACTTTAAGTAGCTATAACACTTACAATTTacgaggaataaaaataaaatatcaactatcttaaaaataaaatctgcttaatctatcataaaataatattgtatctagataaaccgaaaatcataactacttatccctattttatctctatcaaatcaaactaaatattactatacccagaaactaataaaataatatttaaacaaaattattaataaaaccctaaaatttaagtttattccaacaaactcccccataaacttaaattctttCTTCCTTCGTTCGACTTTCCATGTGCATCATCCTACTCCAggtttgcttctttcaatcaaaTTTGAGTTCTTCTTTTTTCCTTATTGCCCTCCTATCTTTTACCTTGGTTGACCTCTTTAATGCTTTGACTGACTTTGTTATGTCCGACTTCTCAATAACCTTAACCAACTCGTTCCTGACCTTAGGCGATTTCTCAACCATCTCTGCCGACTTCTTCATCGGGTTCTtctcaacatcttcatcttcctcttcgtcTGGTTCAAGAACACTAGAtacttcctcttccttttcaagAGTCACCTTCTTCAGTCAAGCTCAACCCTctgtttattcataatttcattagctTCCTCTAGAAGTCTCCGTATTCGCTGAATCTCTTCATCCTTTTGTTTGAGTTCTTTCTCCAGGTTTTCCTTCTCCACAATTGTTCCATCCTTTACTAAGATCACTTCATCCATTGTTGGGATtgggctctccatttccattgCATCCGAGCTCTTTGCCATCAACAGGATTCCACACTCTTCTTCAACATCTTCACTAACGAGATTTGTCTCCCCCTTTATCTCggtcttgcaatactttgcAATATGACCAAACTTGCCACAGTTGTATCACTTTGTTGACCTACACTCGTTTGCATAGTGGTCGTACTtaccacacttaaaacactccaCTCTTGACTGATCTCCTCGACCTTTTCCTTGTCCTCGGTCATGCCAATTCTGCTGACCGGTTTAATCTTCATTATCATTACCTCGGCCACATCCACCTCGTCCTCTGCTACCAGGACCTCGGCTCTGAGTAATCCGAGATTTATTCGAGCCAAACTGTACCTGTAGTAATTGATTGTTGGgttccctctttttctttttcttcctcaattcGTGGGCTTTTAATGACCCAACTAACTCCTCCACAATAAGAGTTGACAAATCCTTTGTCTGTTCAATAGTTACCAcgatactttcaaaatcatccGTCAAATTTCTCAAGATCTTTTCCGCAACCCGATTAGGAGGAACCTCTTCTCTATTCATTCTGAGTTGGTTGGCCATCTTCTGCACTCGAGCTATAAACTCGACAACTCCCTCattttcatccatctccatatgTTCAAACTCTCTTTTGAGAGCTTGTACTCGCACCTGCATCACGCGAGTATCTCCTTTGTATGCCACCTTCAGAATTTCCCATGCTTCTTTTGCTGACTTTGCATTAGCTATTTTCTCGAATCCAGATTCATCCACTACATTATACAGAAAGTACAAAGCCGATTTGTCTTTCACTCGTGTCTTTTTCAATGCAGAAATATGGTTCTCTGTCTGATGCTCATAATCTGCGGGTTCATTGTACCCGTCCTCCATTATGTCCCATACATCTTGGGATCCAAGAAGAACCTTCATCTGCAAAGACCAATTGTCGTAATTGGTATTTTCCGACAATTGTGGCACACTCATCCCATTGAATACCTTTGTCATCTCTCTCACAAAAAAATCAAgcactcactttttctctcacgGTGTTtgactctctcctctctctcttaCTTTCTCTCTCTCGGTACTCAGAGCATAAAGCTCTGAACCACTGTTGGGAAAATCTCACAATACACACACTCAAATATTTTCCTGAAATTGAGtcttattattcattataattgaAGGACTTTAAATAGCCAtaacacttacaatattacgaggaataaaaataaaatatcaactatcttaaaaatattacgaggaataaaaataaaatatcaactatcttaaaaataaaatctgcttaatctatcataaaataatattgtacctagataaaccgaaaatcataactacttatccctattttatctctataaatcaaactaaatattactatacccaaaaactaataaaataatatttaaacaaaattattaataaaaccctaaaatttaaatttatccaAACATATAGATGAGAAATTgctctaataataaaatagtagaatcataattaaaaacattacgAATGAATTCATAAATAGAAAAGACTAAGTTATTTCAATCCATGcttatatacataatttaattagttaatttcCTTTATCTCATTCTTACTCAACGCTACGTACaacacaatttttataattaaaaatttacaattgAAAACTAAAGTAAAACCTTCATACACttgtcaaataatttttttttttaccaaagtCCTTGTCAAACGTACAAATAAAAGTTACGTAGCGTTGGACAAGATATATTACCAAAGACtgcaaaacaaataatttattaattactaaaatatcattatataacTTAATCTTGGCTAATGGTCCAGAGGAACCAAGGACCATCTCAGGACCACTctaataattcattaatatataatattttggaagattaaaaaattaatttatttgacatTGCTGGCTTTAACATATACGGATAATATTAGAAAAactctttaatttaattagtttgtCATCAGTGAAATTTCATGCCTGAATGGTCCCAACTCTATTGTTGTTTGGAAATGATCACATATTGGATACAGAATATATTCTATAAAAGtatgtaaatatataatgttCTATTAATTCAGATGAAACTTCAAAATAAAGTCCAATTTGAAGCAGTGTATAAAACTATAGTTAGCAAAACCAATAATTAAGACAGACATCATAAAGAATGGGTTCTGAAGAACATCCTATGATTCCTGTTCTAGATTTCACCATGGAAGATTTGAAGCCAGGGAGCGATTCCTGGTTAGAAAGATGCACAAGTGTGCGGCAAGCACTTGAAGAACATGGTTGTTTTGTAGCTGTGTATGATAAAGTTTGTGATGAGCTAGAAAACGGTGTTTTCTGCTCCATGAAGGAGCTGTTCGATCTCTCACCTGAAACCAAACGAAGAAACACATATGAGGGTTCGCCATTGAAGGGCTACGTTGGACAACTCCCCCAGATTCCCCTCCACCAAAGCATGGGAATAGATGACGGAACAACCCTAGAGGGAATTCAAAGCTTTACTCATCAAATGTGGCCAAAAGGCAATCATCACTTTTGGTACATACCCATATTATTTCTTTGCTTCACTCACTTATTTTACATCATCATGCTATTAATAACTATTATCggttaaaataaactttttttgtattttcaaaattagtacCTTTTATTAGTTTGAGATACGACAAAatcataatacatatatataaataaggtGTTGAGtacaaatttcattttacaGTTTAATATTGCAAAGTTGAATTAGATATAAATCTAAGATGATATCATAGTTTATAAAACAAGATCTTCTGAAATTGTCATGTCATTCCTTGTTAGTATGTTAAACTATTATTCTATTCAATACTTTATAATCCTTAAACAGttgagattaaaaataatttaaatatgtatttattttcttatcttgaGTCATCTTTTAAGTACATAATCATCATGGAGCTTTGAGTTTCAAAATAGATAAcatataaatgtattattaataaatttgagaATGGAATCAACAATATtgtttttgaaaacaaaaaataatattccaaaTCTAAATCCTTCTCTTAACTCTAAAATCAAAAGATTTGTTATGGTACATTCAATAACCTGACATCACTTAAGAGTAGATGATCAACTTTCTTAATTAAAAGGTGATGTAATTGctgtcaaaattaaattaatatatttaacaaacatacaaggtaaaaggcattaaaaaaaattggaagtaccaatttttattttgaaggtAGAAGAACTTATTTAACCCTTtccattgtttttgttttgttggtgTTGTTGTGGATTTGTctagtaaatatatatttgagtaTGCAAAGGTAGCAGAAGAATTGGACAAGATGGTGGGCAGAATGATATTTGAAAGTTATGGTCTTCCAGATTACTATGAGTCATACATGCGATCTACAGGTTATCTCCTTAGACTTTTGGCACACACAGCACCAGAAGAGGTTGAGCCTCAACTGGGTCTTGTGGCTCACACTGACAAGAGCTTCACCACAATTCTTCACCAAAATCATGTCAATGCACTCATGGTTGAGACAAGGAATGGTGTCTGGATTCATGTCGATTTCTCTTCAACAAATTCCTTTGTCGTCATGGCTGGTGATGGACTCATGGTCAGAACAAATTTACAAGgcttatttttcatattatagtTCCAAGCTTATGTTTTATGATTCGACAAATTCAAGGAAAAGCAAAACCAACACCTTAAGTTTTTTTAGTCTGAACAAATATTATTAaggataaatatatttttattcttaaatttataaatgaaattgaaatctaGATCtttgttctaaattttaatacattttgttctctaaatttttaaaatgaataaatataatttttttaacttaacaaatttaaccttttttatGTGTTAAACTGTGTTTTATATTGGTAATTGAGTTGAACATgttaaatgatataaacaaattcaaatatacTAAAAAAGAGTTTATCTACTTaggtttataatattatatctattcattttttaaatttgaagtttgagatcaaattttaataaagtttaaacaaaaaagaattctaattttatatctaaaattAGGGATTAAAAAGGTATTTAGAGAAGTGGGAAAATATAAATGTGTGTTAAACTGTGTTCTAAGTTTGTATTTGAGTTGAAACATGTTAAATGatgtaaaagaaattcaaacatCATGAAATATCATTTTACACTAAAAAAAGTTCATCTAATTaggttataaaaatattatatttattatttttaaagtttaaaagttTGAGATCAAACTTTAACCAAGTTTAGATTTATGTCTAAGATAAGggattaaaaagatatttaggAAAGTGGGAAAATATATATGTTGTGACTATAGAGAAGTTTAATAATGCAGGCTTGGAGCAATGACAGAATACAGTCCCCTAATCATAAGGTTGTGATGAATGGGAATGAAACAAGGTACTCTCTTGGTCTGTTTGCTTTCTACAAAGGAATTCTGATAGTGCCTGAAGAGCTTATTGATGAAGAACATCCAGTGCAGTATAAGCCCTTTGATCATCTTGGATTACTAAACTTCACTTACAGTGCTAATATGAAAGCTTATTGTGGTGTGTGAAAAGCTTGCCTAGCTTAAACTTTCACCAAACTATATATGTGTGATATGTTTTTCATATGTTGTTTTTGCATTGGGAAGAGTTCTCTGCCATTTATTTCTCTGTTACGTGTACTTGATTTGGAATGTAGTGCTGTCACTGTGTTCATGTGTTGTTTCAAAACCATGTATATATTGGATTTTAGTGAAAGTGAATCCATGTATGGATTTGACATGGTATAGAAAATCCGATCGAGAACCCTGAATGATGAACATGTTAGGGATAATATTAATTATCCAAATTCCAGTGCAGACAAAATTAGGTGTAACACACAGGTATTCCTTgaagttataatttattaattagtaCTTTGGCCACTGGATTTTTGAATAATAATCATATACTAACAAAACATGTTTCTACTatcaactaattaaaaatattatcattaagaCTTTTAATCATATGTTGTGAAATGATTTATGATTGTATAGtgtaatattttacataatccATGGTATTAACCACAgattatgttaataatatttgtttgtcttttatttttatatgaggTGAatgataattgtttttattgaaaaaaaatgttcgTCCGAGGTGGATAAAATAATGTCTTGTTATTACTTTAACAACTTACATATATGATTTTCAGTTATATTCTTCCACCAACTTATGTTGCAActatttagagataaaaaagtCATTGATCATGAAAACAATCGAAGATGTTAGGACTGGATGAACAACTAATTCCATTAGAAGAATTTTTGTAGTTGTTGTTAAAAATTActgatataaataaatttattgataaaaccaaatttatctacaaatattataaaaaaatttagaattaaatcaatgataaaatatttatgtaccCATCAAAAACTTTCGtcgataaattaaaattggtcttatcaataaatatttttgttagtaaCGTATCTAACAATTACTTCTATTAAtaaatttcatcaataatttataattcttaCATATtaccaacaattttttttgtacataaatttgttagtaaaatgagtaataatttttttgtcaaagtTTAATGTGatcattttttctatattaagaaaagatgagtaagaaaaagagaagaaggaagaggaGTAAagggaggaggaggaggaaaagCTAAAGCAATAAGGGTGTGACACCATAGGCGTGATCATGGTTGCTGTCAGAGTTGGAAGATGGATAGAGTATGAGAAAGAAGATAAGGAAAAAGGGTAgggagaggaggaagaggagtCAAAAATGATGAATGTGACAATAATATACAcaacaacatattttattgacatattttattgatataatttattaacgattaaaatatgttaatagtTACCAATCGATATTTATTGAGGAATTTACGATTATTAGTAATTGTTGACAAATTGCACAATTTATTAGTCAAATTTATTGACAactatgaattttttttgtctttaataaaatcaaattattaatgagTTTTTAATATTGTCATTTAATTGTGTATCGACAATTAACaattttcttctattatataaaaattgtattatataaaaatttgtttgaatgCAAATTTTGGTTTATAACGTACttatataattatagtttttattcattttaattttacaagttCACAATTACCCAAAATTAACCATCATGTTTCGAAACATAAGTTACATTCTACATTGGTTACGAGCCTAGTTGacttataaaatacatttatatgcATAACATAAAATGGtgttacatatataaaaaaatggttttcaTGTTCTAAGTTACATATGAATGTTATCttgtgattgatgtaaaatgtTGTCACTTTTAATGTTGGTTAAGAGTATAATAGACTTGGAATCAGAACTTTAATTGtgggttaaaaaaatatttagtttcaatatcaattttaaattcttttagtAATTGACATAGaactcattaatatttatttgttgattatttCTAGACAAACATTATGTTTCCAAGagtttcttattttagtttcttGAAATGAATTTATACAATCAACCTTATGATATGAAATTTAGAGTAAATAAATGAATGACTGTTTTAAGATGTAACAACAGAACGAAATAAGATTCATATAAACATGTcataaaacatatatacatgAAAAGGTCTTGAACTCCCTCGTAATTAAGATACATAGATTGCATGAAATTAAATACCACAATAAGCTTTGATACGACTTGTACATTTTACGGCTTCATCTGTGAAACGAAAACCAACATAGGAATAATGGTCGAATGGCTTATACCGTATTGGATGTTCCTCATCGACTAAATCCTCTAATGTCTGCACAATCTCAGCACTGTACGAAAGTAACCCCAAGGAGTACCTTGTTACGTTTGATCTCAGAATCACACGGTGTTCACAAGCTCGAATCCTTTCACTACTCCACACCTAACCAAATTGTCATATTTGTAAGTTAATTAAAAGCTCAAATATTGGTTGAATTTTGATAGAAAGCTTACCATAAATGCATCACCAGCCAAGACACAAAACAAAGGTGAGGCATGAATAGCAGACCATTCTCCATCTTTCAATTTAACTTCCAATCCATCTACCCTCTGATGCAATATGGTTATAAATGTTGAATCCGTATGAGAATTCACTCCCACGTTGCTCTCATCCATCGCAGGTATCTTGTATTTGTAGCTGCGAAAACTATAATCGGTTGATTCCAGGAACGACTCGCATTTCACCTTGTCCAGGCCATAGCTATCAAACACCACTCTCTTCACCGTTCGGTCCAGCTCTTGTAATAACTTGGCATACTCGTTCACACTTTCACTGTCAAGACAGATCAAATTAGTCAATAACCTTAATTACATCACAACTGATAATACAAGTAAAAAAACAGACAGTGAATTATAAGTAGTACCACAAATGATGATTTCCTGTTGGCCACATAATGTTTGAGAAGTTTTGACAATGTTTACGGTTGGATGGATTATGAATGGCAAAGGATTCGAAAAGAGGGGAGGTGGGTACTTGTCCAGTGTAGCCATGGTTGGGTTTGTCACTGGTTTTTCTCCTTTTGGTTTGCAGTGGAAGATCAAAGAGTTGTTCCATTGCACAGAAAACGGAGTTTATAAGGTTTGGAGCAACCTTGTCGAAGTGTGCTAGGAAACAACCGTGATCCTCAAATCCTCTCCGCACCATTTCACATGCTGCAACCCATGTATCAGTGCCAGGCTTCATATTTTCGTTCGAGAAGTCAACAACAGGAAGGGGATTTTCACCTACACTTTCCATCATCTTTCAAATCTCTTTTCAAGTTTTCTACTACTATAtatatagaaatgaaaaaataattccCTCGCGGAACATAGTAATTGATATGAGTAGGTATTTCCTATccatattttaatatctatttataaataaattgagttcatattataatttaaaatattcgttaatcgtaaaaaataaaaataaaattaatttatattttattaaattaaatataattaaaattaaattttattttatttatattaaaatttatatttttaatttatttaaaaaatatataattttttatgttttttaatatttatgaatatccacatgtatttacaaatttataatatttgtgaatattcacgtatatttacaaatttaaatatttacaaatttttttaaataagtatttgTATAGATAACGGATAGGTTATagtgaaattttcattttacgAGTCAAGTTATAAATACTCACCCGACACGTTGTCATTCCTAACTATATATAACTTCActttttaacttatataatgtaaattcaaatattgtATTAAGAACTAATTGAAGtcttactttaaataaaaacaataaaattaaatattatataaagaaaataatccataaatataatattttgaagttttgatTAAAAGAAgtgcaaatatttattagattaaactcaaataatttatataactttttccTTATGAACCTTCGAACAAAAAATAAACCATCGGTGACAAGCTTATATTGGTGACAAGCTTATATTGGTGACTAACTTAGATTAACCAACATCACCACACCCATacacattgaataaaaataataaattaaacaacacataaaaaatattactaaaaataGATATCTAAAGACCATAtcagtaaataaatattatataagtttgtgtcaaaaaaatatcattaaagtTCGTTGCctgtaataatatttaatatgaattaattcatactaaaaaaatataaacacgTTACACTAAtcctttttatttacttatatcCACTAATAAAAAGTATGCTTTTTAACTCGTCCAATAAGTTTCGATGTATGAAAAATCAAAGCctatcaaaacgcggtggcattGTCGTAATTAAACCGAACTTATAGGTATTGGATCCTTCTCACCCAAAACATAAAGGAGATATGAACTCGGTTAACAAGGCACCCAAGGCCGAAAGACCTGTCTATCCTCTTTGAAAAACTTGCTATGCTGCCTGCTATGTTGACCAGTCAGACCTAAGGCATCGATTGGCCTAGGAACCGAGGTCGTTCGGTCCAAAGACATCGATTATCTTAGGAACCAAGGTCGTTCGATCCGAAGGCATCGATTATCCTAGGAACCGAGGTCGTTGGTCCTTGATATTTTCTCCTGCACGACCGTTCCTCTTCCATCTCccatttcccttttctttttcttgtttctctttcttctctatgcTCCAACCTAATGCACTTCCGCTGCAGCCAGAACACAACAACCACCACCAAGAGATGGGTGTAGGTGAAACTGCAGATATTTTCTATAAGGAGGCTCAACGACTAAGCTACGTGGCTCAACCGTGGCGCCACCGTTCTCGACCTCGGTTGCACTCCTGGAGGGTGGCTCCAGGTGGCTTTTCAGAGCTTGACCCTCCCACAGCGGAGGCTCCGTCCTCGGCATCGACACAAAAAAAGTCAAGGTTCTCTTGTAGGTTTCGATTCTAGGGTTTAGACCATCCCTTGAAGATTTCGATTTCTGGATGGCGCTTTGCAGGTTGAAAATTGTTGATGAGTATGAATGGAGGTTGCACGAAGTGAGGTTGGGGGAAACTATTTGATTTAGGGTTTGATGATGGCGGCATTGACAGTGAAGATTGGGGGAAATTGTTTGCTCCTGCCACGAAGGAAAGATGGTGCTCTGCCACAAGTTCTCTACGCACAATGAAAGGAGGCTGTCACGATTTGCGTGGACGCTGGCGGTGGCTACTTCGAAGGCGGTGGTGGCGTGATCTGCTGGTTGGCTTTCAGATTTGCACAATGAAAGGAGGGTTTTTTTAtagacaaaagcaaaaaaaaaatcattctactgcctcggttcataaggaaccgaggcgaaaagtccttcaaagaaaaaaaaaaccctactGCTTCAGttttgaaccgagacataaaaCCTACCCGCTGTATATGCCTTGGTTTAGGAATCACATTCTATGGACGAAAACAATcgttgtcgtttcccttgactgcactagtgatCTCATTTTTCTAAGTGaatcattttaaaatgattttctgaacttaaaagataaaaaatgaaaatatataatacataatttaatttaattaaaccgTTAtgatatactttaaaatttaataatgtaaattacaatttagttataataaaaaatgtattagcTAATGGTATCgaaatatttttactaatagTGTACTATAATTATCATTTTCCACAGATAAAGGATATGAAACTGttgaattatgaattatgataacGGTATCAATTAGTAAAAACTTACTAtgcattaaattatatttggtCAAGTAGACatatataatcttatttttagtataataaaaatgttataattttattataataacgttaattattttaatttattaaaatttattaatagttaatataattaaacatatatttgattTCTGAAAatcattatattcatttttttaaaattaacgttaatatttaattaaaatatgtttttcaaaatttaaaattctagatattattaatttaaaaaaaaaaacacttcatacttattaaattaagaattattaaatattaaacacgtgctcaattattttaaatgttaattagattcaaataaaattaatataaatattaaaattattgtaaagttgtaatttttttattatactaaaaaaccacatataagaataattataattttaaattatttattacctagtatttttttagttaaaataaaattcaattactTTCGTTACCTTAGGGAGGCTTACAATCTAATGTTGATAggataaaattaactaaatttttatttgaaatataattttatcaagtCTGTGTTCAAtcattcttgtattttttttctattgtcGTCAATTGAGataactattatatttttccatcattttgaagaaaaatattcgtgcaatataatttttaaattcgaacatatatatatatatatatatatatatatatatatatatatatatatatatatatatatatatatata from the Vigna angularis cultivar LongXiaoDou No.4 chromosome 3, ASM1680809v1, whole genome shotgun sequence genome contains:
- the LOC108325745 gene encoding probable 2-oxoglutarate-dependent dioxygenase AOP1; translated protein: MGSEEHPMIPVLDFTMEDLKPGSDSWLERCTSVRQALEEHGCFVAVYDKVCDELENGVFCSMKELFDLSPETKRRNTYEGSPLKGYVGQLPQIPLHQSMGIDDGTTLEGIQSFTHQMWPKGNHHFCKYIFEYAKVAEELDKMVGRMIFESYGLPDYYESYMRSTGYLLRLLAHTAPEEVEPQLGLVAHTDKSFTTILHQNHVNALMVETRNGVWIHVDFSSTNSFVVMAGDGLMAWSNDRIQSPNHKVVMNGNETRYSLGLFAFYKGILIVPEELIDEEHPVQYKPFDHLGLLNFTYSANMKAYCGV
- the LOC108325772 gene encoding 2-oxoglutarate-dependent dioxygenase AOP3; this encodes MKPGTDTWVAACEMVRRGFEDHGCFLAHFDKVAPNLINSVFCAMEQLFDLPLQTKRRKTSDKPNHGYTGQVPTSPLFESFAIHNPSNRKHCQNFSNIMWPTGNHHLCESVNEYAKLLQELDRTVKRVVFDSYGLDKVKCESFLESTDYSFRSYKYKIPAMDESNVGVNSHTDSTFITILHQRVDGLEVKLKDGEWSAIHASPLFCVLAGDAFMVWSSERIRACEHRVILRSNVTRYSLGLLSYSAEIVQTLEDLVDEEHPIRYKPFDHYSYVGFRFTDEAVKCTSRIKAYCGI